A single window of Colletotrichum higginsianum IMI 349063 chromosome 8, whole genome shotgun sequence DNA harbors:
- a CDS encoding Major facilitator superfamily transporter, whose translation MAQDKTEVPVEEAGEHPAHTKIPYWRIVYDQAGITPEVAAHPYSGSGTEADPFLVQWIPHDPRNPMLFSKTTKWFITMMVSLTTLAVALLSSAYTGGIRQIIEEFGVSQEVATLGVSLFVLGFAIGPLLWAPLSELFGRQSLFFGTYAVLTAFNAGCAGADSATTLLVLRFFAGAFGSSPLANSGGVIADMFPAAERGLAMALFAAAPFLGPVLGPIIGGFLGAAAGWRWVMGFLAAFSGTFWLLGTALVPETYAPYLLRQRAAKLSKMTGKCYVSKIEHEQGKISLAESFKTALSRPWILLFREPIVLLLSLYMAIIYGTMYMLFAAFPIVYQQGRGWSQGIGGLAFLGIMVGMIFAIMYTIPENSRYQRVQEENGGFAPPETRLRSAMVGSVAVPVGLFWFAWTNNPSIHWIVSIAAGIPFGFGMVLLFLSTMNYLIDSYTIFAASVLAASSVIRSCFGAAFPLFTSYMYEDLGTNWASSIPAFLALACVPFPFLFYKYGPAIRARCKFAAESEAFMARLREGTVSEKEPENSPATEAVSGDAADLPTSSDDDSSVRRQATRRTMSIASTRRNSYDGNPYDIDRVHTRESFGVKKK comes from the coding sequence ATGGCGCAAGACAAGACCGAAGTACCGgtcgaggaagccggcgAGCATCCCGCCCACACGAAGATCCCATACTGGCGCATAGTCTACGACCAAGCAGGGATCACGCCAGAAGTAGCCGCCCATCCATACTCAGGGTCGGGGACCGAAGCCGACCCTTTCTTGGTGCAATGGATTCCCCACGACCCCAGAAACCCTATGTTGTTCAGCAAGACGACCAAATGGTTTATTACCATGATGGTCTCCTTGACCACGTTGGCGGTGGCCCTCCTTTCCTCCGCCTACACGGGTGGTATACGCCAGATAATCGAGGAGTTCGGGGTCTCCCAGGAAGTCGCGACGTTGGGCGTCTCCCTTTTCGTGCTGGGGTTTGCCATCGGCCCACTACTCTGGGCGCCACTCAGTGAACTGTTTGGGCGCCAGTCGCTGTTCTTCGGCACCTATGCCGTCCTGACGGCCTTCAACGCCGGCTGCGCCGGAGCGGACTCGGCCACAAcgctcctcgtcctccgcTTTTTCGCCGGCGCGTTCGGATCATCGCCGCTCGCCAACTCGGGCGGTGTCATTGCCGACATGttcccggccgccgagagaggcctggcgatggccttgttCGCGGCAGCGCCCTTCCTGGGACCCGTTCTCGggcccatcatcggcggGTTTCTCGGGGCCGCGGCCGGCTGGCGCTGGGTCATGGGTTTCCTGGCCGCCTTCTCGGGGACCTTCTGGCTTCTGGGCACGGCGTTGGTGCCCGAGACCTACGCCCCGTATCTACTCCGCCAACGCGCCGCCAAGCTATCCAAGATGACGGGGAAGTGCTACGTCAGCAAGATCGAGCACGAGCAGGGCAAAATCAGCCTGGCCGAATCCTTCAAGACcgccttgtcgaggccgtGGATCCTGTTGTTCCGCGAGCCCATCGTCCTGCTCCTGTCGCTTTACATGGCCATCATCTACGGGACCATGTACATGCTCTTCGCGGCTTTCCCGATCGTTTACCAACAGGGACGAGGCTGGTCGCAAGGAATCGGCGGgctcgccttcctcggcatcatGGTCGGCATGATTTTCGCCATCATGTACACCATACCCGAGAACAGTCGGTACCAGCGAGTGCAAGAGGAGAACGGCGGATTCGCGCCTCCAGAGACGCGCCTCAGATCCGCCATGGTTGGGTCCGTGGCCGTTCCCGTCGGGCTGTTCTGGTTTGCTTGGACGAACAACCCATCTATCCACTGGATCGTCAGTATTGCCGCCGGTATTCCTTTCGGGTTTGGAATGGTTCTGCTCTTCTTGAGCACCATGAATTATCTCATCGACTCCTACACCATCTTCGCAGCGAGTGTGCTTGCCGCCAGCTCGGTCATCCGCAGCTGCTTCGGCGCCGCGTTTCCTCTCTTCACCTCCTACATGTACGAAGACCTCGGGACCAACTGGGCGTCTTCGATCCCCGCGTTCCTAGCGCTCGCTTGCGTGCCCTTTCCGTTCCTATTCTACAAGTACGGCCCGGCGATCCGCGCTCGATGCAAGTTTGCCGCTGAGTCAGAAGCCTTCATGGCCCGGCTGAGGGAAGGGACGGTCTCGGAGAAGGAACCGGAGAACAGTCCCGCTACCGAGGCCGTGTCGGGC